One window of Triticum dicoccoides isolate Atlit2015 ecotype Zavitan chromosome 5A, WEW_v2.0, whole genome shotgun sequence genomic DNA carries:
- the LOC119301257 gene encoding uncharacterized protein LOC119301257, with protein MKIGGQGKLNRAFREKRARFYIFRRCVVMLLRWSD; from the coding sequence ATGAAGATTGGAGGCCAAGGGAAGCTCAACAGGGCTTTCAGAGAGAAGAGGGCTAGGTTCTACATCTTCCGCCGCTGCGTCGTCATGTTGCTCCGATGGAGCGACTGA